One Vicinamibacterales bacterium genomic window, TGGCGGCGGTCTGGTCGTGAATGTCGTCGCCCCGTTCGAACGCGGCGATCAAGGTCTCGTCGCCCGACAGGTGCGCCAGCACCCGCAACTCGATCTGTGAGTAGTCGGCGGAGATCAACAGGTAGCCCGGTTCGGCGACGAAGGCCTTGCGGATCTGGCGGCCGATCTCGGTGCGGATCGGGATGTTCTGCAGGTTCGGATCGCTGCTGCTCAACCGGCCGGTGGCCGCCACCGCCTGGCTGATCTGGGTGTGCACGCGGCCGGTCTCCGGGTTGACCAGCGTGGGCAGCGCGTCGATGTAGGTGCCCTTTAGTTTCGCCAGCCCGCGCCAGTCGAGAATCAACTGGCAGATGTCGTGCTGTGCCGCCAGCTCCTCGAGCACCTCCACCGCCGTGGACGGCGTCCGCGTCGTCCCGGTGCGCTTGAGGACCGGCAACTGGAGCTTCTCGAACAGGATCTCGGCGAGTTGCTTCGGTGAGTTGATGTTGAATTCGCCGCCGGCCAGCTCGAAAATCCGCCGGCTGAGGTCGTTCATCTCGTGATCGACCAGCGACGACTGCGACGCCAGCGCGCGGACGTCCACGCGCACGCCGACCCGCTCGATCTCGGCAAGGATCGGCACCAGCGGCAGCTCGAGGTCGAGGTACACCGGCATCAGCCCGTCGCGATCGAGCATGGGCCGGAAGTGCTCGGCCAGCTGCCACACCAGGTCGGCGCGCTCGCCGGCGTAGTCCAGCACGCTGTCCACGGGGACCTGCGCGAACGGCAACGCCTTGGCGCCCTTGCCGCGAACCTCGTCTTCGGTGATTGCCTTGTAACCGAGCTGCTCGAGCGCAATCGGCTCGAGGGCCTGGCTCGATCGATTCGAGTCCACCAGGTAGCTGGCCAGCATCGTGTCGAAGGCCTTGGGGTTCCTGATGTCCACGCCGTGACGGCCCAGCACGATCAGGTCGGCCTTGATGTCGTGGCCGATCTTCTCGACGGCCGGGTCGGTGAGCAGCGGCGCGAGCAGGGCCAGCGCCTCGGACTTGGCGAGCGAGAACCCGCCGCCGAAGCCTTCGTGGCCGAGCGGAATGTAGCGGGCCATCGCCGGCCCGGTCGAGACCGCAATGCCGACCAGGGTGGCGCGCACCGGCGCCGTGCCGTCGGTGATCACCTTCAGGGCGAAGCGGCCGGCCGCCCGCAGCTGTTCGACCAGCGCCTTCAGCTCGTCACTCGACCCGACGATGGCGTAGTCCTTGACCACCGAGGCCGCGGTGGGCGCGAACTCGGGGACCAGCGTGCGGAAGCCCAGCTTCGAAAACAGCGCGTAGCAGCGCTCGCGGGAGGGGCCGCGGTAGCGGAACGCTTCGGCGTCGAACGGCACGTCCACGGTGGTGTGAATGGTGACCAGCTCGCGGCTCTGGCGCGCCAGATCGGCGTTGGCCAGCAGGCCTTCGCGATACTTCTTCTGCTTGATCTCGCCGGCGTTCTGCAGCAGCGCGTCGAGCGAACCGTACTGGGTGATCAGCTCGCGCGCGCCCTTGTCGCCAATGCCGGGGACGCCCTTGACGTTGTCGCTGGAGTCACCCATCAGCGCCAGCACGTCCACCACCTGCGTGGGCGGCACGCCGAACTTCTGCCGCACGCCGTCGGCGTCGTACCACGTGCCCTCGTCCTTGGGGTTGTAGACACGGATGACGCCGTCGTTGACCAGCTGGAAAAAGTCCTTGTCGCCGGTGACGATGGCCGCCTGCAAGCCGTGACCGGCGGCCTTGCTCGCCAGCGTGCCGATCACATCGTCTGCCTCGAAGCCTTCGGAGGTGAAGATCGGCACGCCCAGCGCCTCGCAGGCCTCGAACACCCACGGCACCTGTTCGACCAGGTCGTCGGGCATGGCGGCGCGGTTGGCCTTGTAGTCGGCCGACATCTTCGAGCGAAAGGTCTGGCCGCGCACGTCGAACGACGCGGCGATGTATTCCGGCTGGTGGTCCGCAATCAGCTTGCGGAGCATCGCGATGAAGCCGTAGACCGCGTTGGTGGACTTGCCGTCGGGCCCGGTCAACCCGCGGATCGCGTGGTAGGCGCGATACATCTGGTTGCTGCCGTCGATCAGGAACAGCGTGGGTTGAGGCACCGTCCGTATATTATTCGATAGTGCGTATTGCTTTCGGGCTCGTGCTCGTGTCGGTGCTGCTGTCAACTGCGTGCGGCAGCGTGATCTCGCGGAAGTACGAGTATGAGGAGGAAATCTTTCTCGCGCTTGACGGCTCGGCCAGTGTCTACGTCAACGCCTCGGTACCCGCCCTGGTCGCCCTGCGGGGCGCCGCCTTGCCGGTGGACCCCGCCGCGCGCCTGGACCGCCAGGTCGTTCGTGACATCTACAGCTCACCGGTCACGCAAGTGGCCAACGTCAACACGTCGCGGCGCGACGGGCGGCGCTACGTCCACTTGCGCATCAACGTCGCCGACATCCGCAAGCTGAGCGAGGCGGCGCCGTTTGCGTGGTCGCAGTATCGCTTTCAGGACAAAGACGGCCTGTTCGAGTACGGCCAGACGGTCCAGGCCGCGGCCGGCAAGGACGTCGGCAATGTCGGGTGGGAGGGCAACGAGCTGGTCGCCGTCCGCGTGCACCTGCCCAGCAAGGTGGAGTTCCACAACTCACCCTCGCGCACGATTGAACGCGGCAACATCATCGTGTGGGAACAGCCGCTCGCGGAGCGTCAGAAGGGAACACCGCTCGAGCTCACGGTGCGGATGCAACCCGAGTCAATCCTGTTCCGCACCCTCGCCCTGTTCGGGGTGATGATGGCCGCCGTCGCGGTCACGTTCGCGGCGGCCATCTGGTTCGTGAAAACCAGAAAGACAGGAGTTTAGGAGTTCAGAAGAAATCTATCTTCTAACTCCTAATCTCCTGATCTTCTTTGTTGGTCAATTCGTCTTTCTCGGCTCCATCGCCGCCCGCACCTCCGCGTCGGTCTTCAGCTCGTTCTTCACCTCGAACGCCCCGAAGCCGGACGCCAGCGACCGCGCCAGCATGCGCTCGACGTTGCTGTTGACGACGCCTTCCAGCGTGACGTGACCGCGGTTGACCACCACGCGGATGGGCGGGTTGGCCATGGCGGCGTAGTTCCAGAACGACGAGTGGCTGTAGATGGCCCGCGCAATCCGGAACCGCAGGTCATCGTCAAACTGCGAGACCGGCAGCACGCCGATCTTGTTGTCGAGGGCCGTGATGCCGTCGACCTTGCGCACGCGCCGTTCGAGATCGTCGCGCTTGTACGGCATGGTCACCCACCCGGTGAGCACCACCTTGCCGTCGTTCACCGACGCGGAAATGCTGTCGAAGATGGTGAGCTGGGTGTAGCGATTGACCTGCTCGGCGATGTCGTTGAACACCTGCAGATCCTCGCGCGGAGCTTCCTGCGCGAAAGCAGGCGCGCCGGCGAGAACGAACAGTGAGACGAATGCGGATGCGATCAGTGAGACGAATGCGGATGCGATCAGTGACTTCATAGTGGAACCTCCCCACACAACTTCTGACACTGCGAAACCTGTGCCATCACGGGGTGTCCACTTCCAGGGAATCTTGTGACGTCTTGATGTGTTGATTTTGTGATCGAGCTGGTGGATCTTGTGAGCGGATGATCTGGTGATTGATGTGTTGATGTGTTGATGTGTTGATGTGTTGATGTGTTGATGTGTTGATTTGCGGTGGTCTACATCAACCGATCCTCAGATCGGTCACACGATCATCCGATCAGTAGATCAACCGATCGATCATCACATCGACACATCACGAGATCACGACATGCGGGGAGCGGCGAAGCTCCCGAATCTATGGCGTGGCGACGTATCCCTTTCGCGCTCGCACTTTGAGCGCAGGGTCTCGGACCTCCACGCGAATGGTATGCCACCGGCCGTCCTTGAGTCCCGGGCTGGGATAGCCCAGGTAGTACTGCTGGCTCAGCTCATCAGCGATGCTGGCCACGGCGGGATCCAGATCGCGCGCGTCGCGCACGATTTCGGTGCGGCCGCCGCTGTCGTCGGTCATCTCGCGCAGCGCCATCACGTTCACGCGATCATCGGCGCCGCCGCCAACCGAGTAGGTGCCGCCGCGCCCGCCGCCGCCCGGAGGCGGATACTGCGGCTGCGGCATGGGCATGCGCCTGCCGCCACCGGGAAACGGGAACGGAATCGGCAGCCGCGGCTGCTGAATGGGCGGGGTCTGGCGCTGGAAGGTCGGCTGGCCCTGGCCGTCGATGCCGACGGCGTAGACCAGCACTTCGGTCTCACGGATCACGCGTTTCACGTCGGCGATGTCGGTGCGGCTGCTGGTGTCGTTGCCGTCGGAGATGATGACCACCGCCTTCTTGCGGTTCTGGCCGCTCTGCGCCATCGGCACGGCCTCAACCGCGGCATCGTACATCGCCGTGCCGCCATTGGGATGGATGCGGCCCAGCATCGTCGCCAGCCGATCGCGGTCGTTGGTCCAGTCGAGCACGAGATCGGCGTTGGCGCTGAAGCGATACAGGAAAAACTCGTCGAGCTCGTCGTTCATCATCCGGAAGAAGCGATCGATCGAGCTCACCGCCGCCGACCACTTCTCGCCGACCATGCTGCCGCTGCTGTCAACGACAATGCCGAGGCTCACCGGCGTGCGGTCGGCACTGAAGTGCGTGACCTCGACCGGCTTGTTGTCTTCGTAGATGATGAAGTCGTCCTTGGTCAGGCGGGCGGCGAAGCGGCCGGACCGGTCGGTGACGGTGGCCGTCACGTTGATCAACTCGACGCCGCTCTTGAACCGGAAGCCGTCAGGTTGCTGGGCCAGCACGCTCACGCTCACCAGCGCCAGCAGGCCGGTGGCCAGCATCCACGCGCGTGGTCCGGACTGGTTCTTCATAGCGCTAGCCCTCACTTCAACAACACGCTGACGGGCTGCTCGCCTTCGGCGGCCAGCGGCGTGGCGCCGCGCCGATCGATGTGCGGGACGACGCCCTCATCTGTCCGGAAGCTTACGCGATAGCGCGTCACCGTGGCCGGCGCATCCAGCGTCACCACGAACGGCGACTCGTCGCCGGCGCCGATCTTCAGGAAGTCGACATTGGCCTTCGCGCTGGTCACGAACGCGCCCTGCCGATCGAACAGGAACACCACCGCCAACAGGTGCTCGACCGGCTGGCCGGTGGCCGGGTTGCGGACCAGGCCCGACACCGCCAGCTTCTGATTCTGCCGATCGTGACGGAGCGACACCAGTTCGAGCGGGCTGTTGGGGCCCACTGCCGCCGCGCTGGTTCCGCGCGGTCCCGACATCATCCACGCCAGGCCGCCAAGCAGGCCCACCAACAACATCGCGGCCGCCACGGCGAGCGAACGCTGGCGTCCGCCGCCGGCCTGCGGTTGCTCGGTGGCCGCGCCAAGGAAGCCGGAGGAGTGCGACAGCACTCGCGGCGCCGACGCGACATTGAGCGGCATTTCCGGAACCGGGGGCACTGCGACGGGCGCGGATCTCGCCGGCGTCTCCATGGTCAGCGGTGCCGGCGCCCACGGCGCTTTCGGCGCCGGTCGTTCAACGGTCCGTTCAACGGCCGCCGGGCGCGCCTGGAAGCCGATGGGGCTGCCATCAGCCGAGGCAGCGATAGACAACGCGGCCACGCGTGCCGCGGACCGCTGCTTCTCGTCGCGCGCAAGCCGCCACGCCGTCACGCTCATCGCGAGCGCGACGACCAGCGATATGATCGTGATGCCCAATAGGACTGTTTCCATAGCAAGCCTGCCTATCGCAACCGGAACTCGACTCCGACTTGCACGACGACATCAACCGGCACGCCCTTCATGCGCCCCGGCGCGAAGCGCCACTGGCGGACCGCCTGCACCGCGCGCTCGTTCAAGCCGCCGCGCAGCCCGCGCAGCACCTTCACATCACCCACTGTGCCGTCGCGCCGTACGACGATCTCGAGTTCGACTTCGCCTTCGATGTTCGCGCGCCGCGCCTCGTCTGAGTAGTCGGCTTTCACTTCGCGCAGCAGGCGCGGCGGCTCGACGCCGCTGCCGGGGCGGAAGGGGCCGCCGCCGGTGCCGCCACCGGATCCATCGCCGATGCCGCTCCCCTCGCCTTGGCCAAGGCCCGTGCCGCGGCCCGTGCCGGCGCCACCACCCGCGCCGGGCCCCTGGCTCGGCGGCGTCTCGGGCACGTTCGCGAGCACGCCTTCGCGCGTCTCCACATCCGCGGCCTTGGTCGCAATGGGCGCCATTACCGGCGGCAGCTGCTTGGCTTCAAGCGGCGGCGGCGGCGGCTCAGGCGGTTTCGGTGTGGGCCGCATGGGCGGCGGCAACTTGCGCGCCGGCAGCGGACTGCTGATCCGCTCGATGCCCTTGCGTGCCGCCTTCGGCGCCGGCTTCTTCATCAACAACCCGCCGCCACCGCCACCGCCGCCGGGACCGGGTGAGACGAGGAACACCATCCGGATTGGCTCCGGAGCCTTCAACGGTTCCGTGCGCTCGTCGGCGACGGCAAAGCCGAGGCTCGCCACGAAGAGGATGGCCGCGACCGCGATCCCGTGCAGACTCGTCGAGACGATCAGCGGAACGGTGGTCGAGCGGTGCGCGCGCGTGCCTTGCGCGAACAGTTCGCGGCCCAGGCCCAACTCGCCGGCCACGCTGACGGTGGTGCCGGCCTTCAGCGCGCGGACGGCGCGGACAGCCTCGTCCTGCGCGACGAACTCGGCCAGCTCTGCCTGTCCGCCAATCGGGAGCTGCGCGGCCACCGAACGGATTTCACCGCGGGCGACGAGTGCCCGCACCCGGGCTTCAGACACCCCGGCCGCCTCCGCGATGTCGCGGGCCGTGTAGACGTCGGCAGGAAGGATTCCAAGCATGGCTGCGACTGGTGTAATGGCAAAAGCCTTGCCGTTGCGGCCGCCGGAGACGCTAGCCACATGATCGGTCTTTTCGGCCCGTTTTCACGAAATCTTTGCGGAACCGGTCCCAGCCATCTGTGGTGCTTTGGGGACGGGTGTCTACTCTTGTAGGCAGCCAAGCCTCAAGCCTCAAGCCCCAAGCCGCTCCGTCCTGCGCTAACATCCGCGAAATGCGCCGACCGACCCTGGCCGTGCTCGCCACGATGTGGCTGCTCTCCCCCGCGTCGCTCCTGATGCAGGAGCCGGCGGCTCCGCCCTATCGTCTGATCCCCGGCTGGGGCACGCTGCCTGGCGGCGCCACGTGGGGCGAAGTGCCCGGCATGGCCATCGACGCCGGCGGCAGGATCTTCGCCTTCCATCGGGCCGAGACGCCCATTGTCGAACTGGATCGCGACGGCACGATCTTGAAGACGTGGGGCGAGAAGCTGTTCGCGTGGCCCCACGGCATCCGCGTCGATCGATTCGGCTATCTCTGGATCACCGACGGACAGGCCCGCAACGGCCTCGGCCAGCAGGTGTTCAAGTACAGCCGCGACGGCACGTTGCTGATGACGTTGGGCACAAAGGCCGTGCGGGGTGAAGGTCCCGACACGTTCGGCGGGCCGTGTGACGTCGCGGTGGCCGAGAACGGCGACATCTTCGTCGCCGACGGCCACTTCAACTCGCGCATCGTGAAGTTTTCCAAGGACGGCACCTTCATCAAGGCCTGGGGCAAGAAGGGCAGCGGGCCCGGCGAGTTCAACCTGCCGCACACGCTCGTGATCGACTCGCGCGGCCGCGTGCTGGTCGGCGACCGCTCGAACAACCGCATCCAGATCTTCGATCAGGACGGCGCCTTCATCGATCAGTGGACCCAGTTCGGCACGCCGAGCGGTATCTACATCACCCCCGACGACACCCTTTATGTAGTGGACTACAACGTCAAGAAGGGCGTGTTCATCGGCAGCGCCAAAGACGGCTCGGTCAAGTACAAGGTGGATGACGCGGTCGCGGAGGGCGTGGCGGTGGATGCGGAGGGCAATATCTACGTGGGTGAAACTGTTCCGGGCACCACGCTCACCGGCCAGCCGGGCGGCCACATCGTCCGGAAGCTGGCCCGGGTGAAATAGCCGACGCCATGATCATGAGCCTCCGCATTGGCCATCGTCGTTACGGGCTGGCGAACGGAGCCAACTCGATCGGCCGCGACCCCGAATCCACGGTGTGCATCAACGATTCGAGCGTGTCGCGGGCGCACGCCCGCATCACGATCGAGGACGCGCAGGCGCAGATCGAGGATCTCAACAGCAAGAACGGCACGTCGGTGCAGAACCAGCCGATCGCCGGGCCAACCGTGCTGGCCGACGGCGACGAAATCGAGTTCGGTCACGTCAAGAGCTGGTTCATCATCGAGCTGAACGAAGACCCGCCGACGACGACGCACCTATGAGTTGGGGCGGAGGCCTTCGAGAAAGCGGAAGCCGTCTTTTTCGGCGAGCAGCCGCGACGGCTTGAAGCCGGCCGCGGTCAGGTCGCGCAACAGGTCGTAGCCCTGCGGCCGCCTCACGGCGCCGTGCAGCATCCCGCCGCCGCCCAGTCCTTCCACCACTTCGATGCGGCCGCCCTGGCGAACAATGCGGCAGGCGTCGCGCAGGTAATCGAGGCGCGCCGGTTCGTCGATGGCGGCAAAGCTGCCGCTGGTGTCGTCGATGACAATCATGTCGAAGTGGTCGCTGTCGAAGGGCAGGGCGCGTCCCTCGACGGGGCGCACCTCAATCAGCGCCCCGACCTTCGCGCCGACCCCGCTCGCGCGCCGGGCGGAGGCCTCGTCGAACGTGGCGACGGCGGCGGCGCCGCTCAGGCCGACCCTGGCGGCCAGCCCCGAGAGCAGCGCGCGATCGCTGCAGCCGACCTGGAGGAATCGTTCCCCCATGCGCACGCCGGTCATCGACACCTGCAGCGGATCCATCGCGCGCGTCCGGCCGCCCTTGAGCAGGCGGAGAAAAATGCCGATCATGTGACTCCATGATAGGTGACTGCGCACGGATATTCGCTTTTATGGCGAAAGTCCGACGAAAGGGGGCGTGATATATTTCCAAGGTGAAACAACCCCTAGAAATCGCTCCAGCCCAGGGCAAACTGGGCATCCTGCTCGTTGGGCTCGGCGCGGTCAGCACCACCACGATCGCCGGCGTCATCGCCATCCGCAAGGGCCTCGCAAAGCCCATTGGCTCCCTCACCCAAATGGGCACGATCCGCCTCGGCAAGCGCGCCGATCGCCGCTCCCCCAAGATCAACGAATTCGTGCCGCTGGCCGACCTCAACGACATCGTGTTCGGCGGCTGGGACATCTTCGAAGAAGACTGCTACGCCGCGGCCTGCACGGCCGGCGTGCTCGACCGCCAGTTGCTGGATTCGATCCGCCCCGAGCTCGAGGCGATCAAGCCGATGTCGGCGGTGTTCGATCAGCGCTACGTCAAGCGCCTGTCGGGCCCCAACGTCAAGAAGGGCAAGAACAAGAAGGACCTCGCCGATCAGCTGATTGCCGACATCCGGGGCTTCAAAGAGAAGCACAACTGCGCCCGCCTGGTGATGGTGTGGTGCGGCAGCACCGAAGTGTTCATGAAGGAAGGCCCGGTGCACCAGTCGCTGGCCTCGTTCGAGAAGGGCCTCGAGCTGAGCGACGACACGATCCCGTCGAGCATGGTCTACGCCTACGCCGCGCTCAAGGAAGGCATTCCGTTCGCCAACGCCGCGCCCAATCTCACCGCCGACATTCCCGCCATGCTGGAACTGGCCGCGAAGACCGGCGCGCCGATCTGCGGCAACGACATGAAGACCGGGCAGACGCTGATCAAGACGATCATCGCGCCCGGCCTGAAGGCGCGCCTGCTCGGCGTCAAGGGCTGGTACTCCACCAACATCCTCGGCAACCGCGACGGCGAGGTGCTGGACGATCCGGAGTCGTTCAAGACCAAGGAAGAAAGCAAGAAGTCGGCGCTCGACTACATCTTCCAGCCGCACCTCTACCCCGACCTCTACAAGGACATCTCGCACGTCGTCCGCATCAACTACTACCCGCCGCGCGGCGACAACAAAGAGGGCTGGGACAACATCGACATCGTCGGCTGGCTCGGTTACCCGATGCAGCTCAAGATCAACTTCCTGTGCCGCGACTCGATCCTGGCGGCGCCGATCGTGCTCGACTCGGCGTTGTTCCTCGACCTGGCGAAGCGCGCCGGCCTGGGCGGCATCCAGGAATGGCTGTCGTTCTACTACAAGGCGCCGATGCACGCCAAGGACCTCTACCCGGAACACGACCTCTTCATTCAGCTGATGAAGCTGAAGAACACGCTTCGTTACCTGAAGGGTGAAGAGATGGTCACGCACCTCGTTGAGGATTACGATTAGCGCGAACGCAGGGCGCCCCTTGTAGGGGCGCCGTGAACCATGACCCCGTCAAAGACCCAACCGGCGCTGTTAGGCGGCCTGGCGATTGGCGTGCTCTCCGCACTGCCGGTCATCAACGTCGCCAACTGCTGCTGCGCGTGGATTCTCTTTGGCGGGGCGCTCGCCGCCTACCTGATGCAGCAGAACCACCCCGAGCCGATCGGGGTGGGCGACGGCGCCGTCGTCGGGCTGCTGGCCGGCGTGGTCGGCACGTTCGTGTGGCTGGTGCTCTCCATTCCGATCAGCGCCGCGCTGGCGCCGTTCCAGGGCCAGATGCTGCAGCGCGCGCTGAGCAATGCCTCCGACATGGCGCCCGAGGCGCGTGCCCTCCTCGAACGCCTGTCGTCGGGCCCCGCCGTCGGGCTCGGCCTCATCTTCGGGTTCTTCGTCATGCTGTGCGTCAGCACGCTGTTCGGCATGATCGGCGGGCTGTTCGGGGCGCTGATGTTCCGCAAGAACGCCCCGCCGCCACCTCCGCCGCCGCACATCCCGAGCTTCACGTCGGATTCGTTCCCGGCGCCGCC contains:
- the polA gene encoding DNA polymerase I → MPQPTLFLIDGSNQMYRAYHAIRGLTGPDGKSTNAVYGFIAMLRKLIADHQPEYIAASFDVRGQTFRSKMSADYKANRAAMPDDLVEQVPWVFEACEALGVPIFTSEGFEADDVIGTLASKAAGHGLQAAIVTGDKDFFQLVNDGVIRVYNPKDEGTWYDADGVRQKFGVPPTQVVDVLALMGDSSDNVKGVPGIGDKGARELITQYGSLDALLQNAGEIKQKKYREGLLANADLARQSRELVTIHTTVDVPFDAEAFRYRGPSRERCYALFSKLGFRTLVPEFAPTAASVVKDYAIVGSSDELKALVEQLRAAGRFALKVITDGTAPVRATLVGIAVSTGPAMARYIPLGHEGFGGGFSLAKSEALALLAPLLTDPAVEKIGHDIKADLIVLGRHGVDIRNPKAFDTMLASYLVDSNRSSQALEPIALEQLGYKAITEDEVRGKGAKALPFAQVPVDSVLDYAGERADLVWQLAEHFRPMLDRDGLMPVYLDLELPLVPILAEIERVGVRVDVRALASQSSLVDHEMNDLSRRIFELAGGEFNINSPKQLAEILFEKLQLPVLKRTGTTRTPSTAVEVLEELAAQHDICQLILDWRGLAKLKGTYIDALPTLVNPETGRVHTQISQAVAATGRLSSSDPNLQNIPIRTEIGRQIRKAFVAEPGYLLISADYSQIELRVLAHLSGDETLIAAFERGDDIHDQTAARVFGPDSTLDPHELRRRAKIVNYALLYGKTAFTLAKDIGVTQQAAQQFIDAYFAGFPRVREFIDKTLEDARVSGFVQTIFGRRRPVPELTSRNGQIRAASERVAVNMPIQGTAADILKRAMIDVHAALASSHPRARMILTVHDELLFEAPKDEADAVAAIVKAKMAAAVPLRVPLDVDVGIGENWMEAKP
- a CDS encoding BON domain-containing protein, translating into MKSLIASAFVSLIASAFVSLFVLAGAPAFAQEAPREDLQVFNDIAEQVNRYTQLTIFDSISASVNDGKVVLTGWVTMPYKRDDLERRVRKVDGITALDNKIGVLPVSQFDDDLRFRIARAIYSHSSFWNYAAMANPPIRVVVNRGHVTLEGVVNSNVERMLARSLASGFGAFEVKNELKTDAEVRAAMEPRKTN
- a CDS encoding VWA domain-containing protein — encoded protein: MKNQSGPRAWMLATGLLALVSVSVLAQQPDGFRFKSGVELINVTATVTDRSGRFAARLTKDDFIIYEDNKPVEVTHFSADRTPVSLGIVVDSSGSMVGEKWSAAVSSIDRFFRMMNDELDEFFLYRFSANADLVLDWTNDRDRLATMLGRIHPNGGTAMYDAAVEAVPMAQSGQNRKKAVVIISDGNDTSSRTDIADVKRVIRETEVLVYAVGIDGQGQPTFQRQTPPIQQPRLPIPFPFPGGGRRMPMPQPQYPPPGGGGRGGTYSVGGGADDRVNVMALREMTDDSGGRTEIVRDARDLDPAVASIADELSQQYYLGYPSPGLKDGRWHTIRVEVRDPALKVRARKGYVATP
- a CDS encoding TonB family protein, with protein sequence MLGILPADVYTARDIAEAAGVSEARVRALVARGEIRSVAAQLPIGGQAELAEFVAQDEAVRAVRALKAGTTVSVAGELGLGRELFAQGTRAHRSTTVPLIVSTSLHGIAVAAILFVASLGFAVADERTEPLKAPEPIRMVFLVSPGPGGGGGGGGLLMKKPAPKAARKGIERISSPLPARKLPPPMRPTPKPPEPPPPPLEAKQLPPVMAPIATKAADVETREGVLANVPETPPSQGPGAGGGAGTGRGTGLGQGEGSGIGDGSGGGTGGGPFRPGSGVEPPRLLREVKADYSDEARRANIEGEVELEIVVRRDGTVGDVKVLRGLRGGLNERAVQAVRQWRFAPGRMKGVPVDVVVQVGVEFRLR
- a CDS encoding peptidyl-alpha-hydroxyglycine alpha-amidating lyase family protein — translated: MRRPTLAVLATMWLLSPASLLMQEPAAPPYRLIPGWGTLPGGATWGEVPGMAIDAGGRIFAFHRAETPIVELDRDGTILKTWGEKLFAWPHGIRVDRFGYLWITDGQARNGLGQQVFKYSRDGTLLMTLGTKAVRGEGPDTFGGPCDVAVAENGDIFVADGHFNSRIVKFSKDGTFIKAWGKKGSGPGEFNLPHTLVIDSRGRVLVGDRSNNRIQIFDQDGAFIDQWTQFGTPSGIYITPDDTLYVVDYNVKKGVFIGSAKDGSVKYKVDDAVAEGVAVDAEGNIYVGETVPGTTLTGQPGGHIVRKLARVK
- a CDS encoding FHA domain-containing protein; the protein is MIMSLRIGHRRYGLANGANSIGRDPESTVCINDSSVSRAHARITIEDAQAQIEDLNSKNGTSVQNQPIAGPTVLADGDEIEFGHVKSWFIIELNEDPPTTTHL
- a CDS encoding class I SAM-dependent methyltransferase, with protein sequence MIGIFLRLLKGGRTRAMDPLQVSMTGVRMGERFLQVGCSDRALLSGLAARVGLSGAAAVATFDEASARRASGVGAKVGALIEVRPVEGRALPFDSDHFDMIVIDDTSGSFAAIDEPARLDYLRDACRIVRQGGRIEVVEGLGGGGMLHGAVRRPQGYDLLRDLTAAGFKPSRLLAEKDGFRFLEGLRPNS
- a CDS encoding inositol-3-phosphate synthase; the protein is MKQPLEIAPAQGKLGILLVGLGAVSTTTIAGVIAIRKGLAKPIGSLTQMGTIRLGKRADRRSPKINEFVPLADLNDIVFGGWDIFEEDCYAAACTAGVLDRQLLDSIRPELEAIKPMSAVFDQRYVKRLSGPNVKKGKNKKDLADQLIADIRGFKEKHNCARLVMVWCGSTEVFMKEGPVHQSLASFEKGLELSDDTIPSSMVYAYAALKEGIPFANAAPNLTADIPAMLELAAKTGAPICGNDMKTGQTLIKTIIAPGLKARLLGVKGWYSTNILGNRDGEVLDDPESFKTKEESKKSALDYIFQPHLYPDLYKDISHVVRINYYPPRGDNKEGWDNIDIVGWLGYPMQLKINFLCRDSILAAPIVLDSALFLDLAKRAGLGGIQEWLSFYYKAPMHAKDLYPEHDLFIQLMKLKNTLRYLKGEEMVTHLVEDYD
- a CDS encoding DUF5518 domain-containing protein, with the translated sequence MTPSKTQPALLGGLAIGVLSALPVINVANCCCAWILFGGALAAYLMQQNHPEPIGVGDGAVVGLLAGVVGTFVWLVLSIPISAALAPFQGQMLQRALSNASDMAPEARALLERLSSGPAVGLGLIFGFFVMLCVSTLFGMIGGLFGALMFRKNAPPPPPPPHIPSFTSDSFPAPPIPGEERH